The following nucleotide sequence is from Vibrio fluvialis.
ATGGTTTGGCGAGGAGGGGTATTCTGACTTAGCCACTATTAGAGCTAAAGATTCAGATTCTAAAATTCTCGGATGTCGGCGACTTGCTTTTCAGGTAGATGAAGATGTTAGTGGTTTATGTGGCCGCAGCTTTGAAGATGCATTTATCTTGGTTAATAGCCAGTTATTCCAGCTAAATAACTTAACTGGTTCCGCACTTGAGAACGCTGTTTATGACAAGGCAAAAGATATCGGCAAAAAGAGCAAAGCTGATTTTGCTATTGAATATTGTATAAGTAATACGGATTGGCTCGTCCCCAAGTATATCCAAGAAGGGTGCGCATGGTTAGACGAAGACCCAACAGTTGCTGTTGAAGGAGTGCAATCATGACTGCATTGAACCCCGCAGCACAGGCGTCGGTAGAGACACTTGAAAGCTTGAGAGGTTGTATTGACCAAGGACAATGTTTCAGACTGGAAGCTGGGGCTGGAGCAGGTAAAACATATTCGTTAATTGAGTCGCTCAAGTATCTAATTTCTTTACGAGCGAATGAGTTGGCCATCTCAGGAAAACAGGTTGCATGCATCACTTACACAAACGTGGCGAAAGATGAGATCAAGGCAAGAACCGATAATAATCCAGTCATTTTTGCGGATACGATTCATGCGTTCATTTGGAGTATTTTGCAAAACTACCAGGAGCAGTTGAGACAACTTATTCCTACGCTGGGAGAAAAGTGGCAAGAGAGAATTGCAGAATCGGCGGGAATTAGTCATCAAACTGTTAAGTACGATATAGGTTATGCGTCGATTAAAGAGCATGAAATTTCTCTGCATCATGACGATGTAGTCGCGTTAATGGCTCGCATGTTGGCCTTTCCCAAATTCCAGAAATTACTGAAAAGTAAATTCCCAATTATCTTTATCGATGAATATCAAGACACTGATAGCGCACTTGCCGAAAGTATCGTGCAAAACCTGATTGATAATGATTCGGGAGTTGTGGTTGGCCTTTTTGGTGATCACTGGCAAAAAATTTACGGCTCGTCAGCCTGTGGGTTGATCCAGAGCCCTGCAGGAAAAATCATCGAGATTGGCAAACGAGCCAATTTCCGTTCTGATAAAAACATCGTTGAATGCCTGAATCGCATGCGCCCGGAATTACCTCAAGCCGAATCCGACCCAAGCTCTGTTGGAGGTATAAAGGTCTACCATTCAAATGATTGGCAAGGTGCACGTCAAACTGGTGCACATTGGAAAGATGATCTTTCTGAGGAAGAAACTAGACGATTTATCCAGCAAACCAAATCATTAATGGTTGAACATGGTTGGGATATGTCGTTATCTAAAACCAAAATATTGTTTCTGACGAATAACTTGATAGCTACCGAACAGAAATTTAAGACTTTGGCTGATTGTTTCAAATATTCAGAAGACTATCTGAAAAAAAATGACAAATACATTGAGTTCTTTGTTGATACTGTCGAGTTAACGGCGCTAGCTTTCCAACAACGTAAGTATGGTGAATTGCTTCAGATTAAAAAGAAAAACCGCTCCTACTTAACGTCGCAAGCTGACAAAACTGCTTGGATTGAGAATTTAGAAAAGTTAATGCGACTTAGAGACACATCTACAATCGGTGATGTTTTAGACCTGTTGATAATTACTAGTATGCCGAGAGTACCGGCAAAAGTCGCAGATTCTGAAGTCCGCTATCAGACACTATCTGCCCGTGACCAAAATTCATTGGAGCCAGATGAATTGAGTTTCGTCGACAAAATTAGGCGTCTTCGCGCTGTGTCTTACTCTGAAGTCATAAATTTGGCCGAGTACATAAATGATAAAACCCCGTTTTCAACCAAGCATGGAGTAAAAGGTGCCCAGTTTGATAATGTACTAGTAGTCTGCGGTCGTGGCTGGAATCACTACAACTGGGATCAAATGCTTGAATGGATAGATGACGGTGTCCCAAAAGGAAGATACGAGACTTTTGAACGAAATAGAAACTTGTTTTATGTCAGCTGTTCTCGGGCGAAACATAACCTCACGCTCCTCTTTACGCAGCACCTCTCTGATAAATCACTTACTGCCCTTGGTAAAATCTTTGGGAACGAAAATATCAAAGGCAGCCCATTTTAGTTTTGAAATAAATTAAACAAGATTTGAGTGTCGTGGTCAGGCGTATAGCGAGCTTTTTGATGTCTATACATCAATTGGCGAAATTGAACTGGCTGAGTCTTCATTCGGTGAAGAAAGTGAAATACCATATGAACCAATTTCACCACACATACAAAGTGTTTAATGATTCAAGATACTTTCTATTATCTGAACGGATGCCACTAAGTCATTTTCGCTTAGAAGCTTTTGTCCAAAAATGAGTTTAGAAGGCTGACTTATTGATTGTGCAGCTTGTGTGTATAGAAGCAAAAAAAAGAATGGGGAGCGTAATTGCTCCCCATTGTCATTTTTACCGCTGCTGGTGGCGTTACTTTTCTTTGACTGTTTCACAGCCGTCAGGAACAGTAATGGTCGCTACGTCCTTACCTTTCTGTTGCGCCTCTTTCACATCCATTTTGTATTGAGTGCATTTGCCCACACTGACGTTGACGGCTCCCGAATCTGCGGATGGGTTGCCGCCTAGTGTTCCACCAGCAAAGGCTGAAGAGGTAGAGAAAACTAACGCTGTAGTGATAAGTAGAGATGACTTGTTCATAGTTGATCCTTACGAGTTGTTTTAGTGTGTTATTGAGGGATAGAGAGTTAGAAGGTGTAAACAAAGGTACCTGCACTGGAGGTGACTTCGATTTCTTTCACGTTGTCGACGGTGCAGTTGTTGCTGTATCCGGTGTAGGTTTGGCCGAAGTTTAATGAAACGTTTCTTGATAGCTCTGAGGTCGTGCCTGCGGGTAATCGGCAGTTGCCTCGGTTAACCACCACATTGCTAATTACGGTGTTGTCAGTGATGGCTTGTAGGTCAAAGGCCAATGTTCCCCAGTGAGGGTTAGCTGATATCGACACTTCAATATCTGCTGTTGCTGCTTGAGCCTCTTTTTGGTCTCCACAAGCGGTGAGTCCGATAAACAGCACGTTCATAGCGGCGTATCGGAGTAGGGTGTTGATTAATGTCATAACGGTGCTCTCCTTATCGGTGAGTGAAATTCAGGACGCACTGATTCCATCGTGTTCACGCATGAACCGCTCAAGATTGAAATCAGTCGGATAGGTAAAAGAAAACGTCGATACACTGGCCTCATCAATCAAAGGCAAAGCTAGGGTGCGTATCGTGTGTTGACCGGTTAATCGAAAGAGCAGCAAGAGCGCGTCACACTGAACCGAGAGTCCCAGTGGCTCAATGAGCGCCTTCTCTTGCTGCAATACTTGGCTAGATATCTTGAGCATACGGTTGTGCAGTAATGCCGTGTGTACCGCATTCAACACTTGCCGTTGCTCGTCACTCCACTCGCGAATAGTGGGCAATGCCACATGTACTTTTGCTAACCATTCTTGCTCTTTTGAATGTGCTGAACCCTTGTGTGGCAAGGGTTTGTCTCTCTCCGAGGAGGACCCTTGCCCATAATTCAGTGCATCAGGAACAAGCGGCAGTAAGTACTTGTTGGTCAGTTGCCAATAGAGCATTTCCTGCTTGTTGAGCTTCAGTAATTGCTCTGAGGTTTTGCGATAAACATGGGGCATGCTCATCGAATCACACTCCACGTTAAACACTTCGACAATGATGTCATCGAGGTAGCGTTTAATGCTGCGCGTGGTGCGGTGGATATCGAGTAGGGCTAACTGCTGCTGCAACTCCCTAACGGTGATCCATCGATGTTGAGGAATAAGCATCAGCGTGTGCAGCAAAGCGGATAACCCTTCAATGCTGGTTTTATTGCTCATGACTACGCTCTCAATACATCAAAGCTCCACACCGGAGTCGGACATTTAATGTCGGGAGAATAGAGGTGGGTCAGACACATAATGTCCAACGGTGAAAACAGCATCAATCGGCATCACCAAAGCGTGAGCCGATTAACATTAACGAGGCTTATGCTTATCACTGAGCTCGGCAATCGCTACCAATAACCCAATCAACAGCACCACCAGAAACCCTAAAGTGGATAGGGCTCCAATAGCGCCGAAAAACGGGGAGAGTGAAAACAGCGTAATGAGGGCGGTGACAAGTTTGATGATTTGTAGAAGAAGGGAAGTCATGAGTTATTGCGGGGTGACGGCTATCTCGTTGTAAGCGTCCGTATCGACATAGGCAAGAAAGTTATTCTCCCATAGCCGATACAGCTCTTTGGCATCACGGCTACCTTGCATCGGTAGCCAGCCACGATAGGCCATAAAGAACTGCCCAACCCGAAAATCGAAATCCAAGTTGCGCTCTAGCTCTGGATAGTAGTTACCCATATAAGCAAAGTCGGTGATGTACTCAATGCTCCATTCCCCTGTTGAAGTTTGGCAAATCGCCATCTCAACCGGATGGAAGCCTCCTTCCTCCGCGCTGTAACTTTTATCGCGAAAATTAAACACTAGATAACGGCTGGTGGTCAGTGCTTCATTACTCAGCAAATGAGCGGTGAACTGTTCACTTAGCAGCTTATGCAGTTTCTTGGACACAGGTAGTGATGATGCTGTGAAGGTTAATTTGGACATAGTGAGTCCTCCTTGTTTCAGGATTCAAATAAGAAATGAGAGAGTGAGAATTTAGTGGAACGTACCGACCATTGTCAGTTGCACGTTATCAAAGACGTTTCTAGAAAGGTGGCGAGCAAAGGCTTTCATCCATACTGAGAGCAGTTCTTGTACCTCTGGGTGGGATAAATCCGTGCTCCCCACATCGGGTTGATAGCACCAACGATTAGCAAGGTGAAAGTACAACTCAGGCTCAACGGTTGTACTGTTGTCATCGGGATAAGAGAAGCTGGCAAAGAACACCACCAGCCAAGGGCTAGAGGCTGACTCACGTTTAAGTTGCACCTCAATGGGATGTAAACCTTGTCGATGTCGGTAGTAACTCATTTGGCGGCAGTTCAGCACGAGTCGTTCCGCATTGTCCAAGATGTCGTATCTATTCAGAAGTGCTTCCAATGACGTATGTAGCGCATCATCAATAGAAAGCTCACCATAATGTTGCTCAATCATAACCACCCCCTTTCAGCAAATGAGGTGCAGGTATCGCCTGTCACGATATGGTCGAGAACTCGTACATCCACCAGCGCTAAAGCATCTTTGAGTCTTTCGGTTATGCGTCTGTCTGCTTGAGATGGCGTTGAGTCTCCAGATGGATGGTTATGGGCGAATATCACCGCTGCGGCATTGACTTCCAAGACTGCTTTCACCACTTCTCGCGGGTAGACACTGGCCGCATCCACTGTTCCATGAAACAGCTCTTTAAATTCAATCAGTCGGTTTTGGTTATCTAGTAGCAATAAGGCAAACACTTCACGCTCATAGCTGCCTAGCTTACAGCGCACATACTCTTTGGTGGCATCAGGGTTTGTGAGGGCATCACCACGCACGTAGCGCGTAGCCAGTATCTCAGCGGCATGCTCTAGGATTTCATTTTCCTGATAGCGTTGCTGCTTTTGGTAATCGGGTGTTTTGGGATTCATTTCGGGCTCCTGTCGGAATCAATGATGGGGTTTCACATTGATGACATATGCCTGAAGATTTTTGGGTTGAGGGGGACTTAGCTATGTGAACTGAAGACATCTGTACGGTTTTACGAGGAAGTGTGATTATTCTCATGTCTAATGACTCAATATCAACCGGAGTGAATATAAAATCATGTAAACTGCATCTAGGTTTTAGTTGGCATAGGAACACGAATGGTTTCGTCAAATTTTGAATTTTCACGAGGTGTAAATGATAGCGATGATCTCTTTAATAAACAGCTAGAGCTTGTTGGACAAGCTTATGATGAAGCCGAAGCTACTAACAAACGTACCTCGAAAGTAAAAAGATAACTTCTTATTGAGTACGCCTTTGTGCGTACTCTTTTTTTTTATCAATAACCAGAATAGGTAGTGAAATGTCAAAAGAAGTGACTTTAGAACATTTTACCAAGGCTGCTAGAGAGGTTGGAGCTCACGGCGATAATGACACCCTCCCTTTTGATCTTGATAACAGGTTTATTTCGGATTGCCATGTAGATATTGCACGGGTTGCTTACGATCTTTTTCAAACCTTAGAGAAGGGTGGAAAAAAGAGTGCTAGGCAGACAATTGACTCTCTTTCCATTTTTCATGAGAGACTACTTGTACCAAGCGGGACGAGTGGCTTTCGGATTACAACTAAGATCCACCCGTTTTGGAACGTATACATAAATGGTCTTGCAATTGCCATTTCTGAAAAACTAGCCCCTCTTAGACACGACAGAGCGCATTCATATCGGCATTCAGATGAAGAGAGTAGATTATTTTTGCAAGAGCATTCTTGGTACTCATACAAGTCAACAACGCTCGATGAAGAATTATTGACAGATGATAAATCAGTTGTAGTTCAAACAGATGTATCTGGTTTCTATGAGCATATTTACCATCATCGCTTGGAAAATCTAATAGGTGACCTTTTCTCAGAGCACTCTACGGTTTCTACTCAGTTAGACAGAATACTTAATCAAATGAGCTCGGGAAGATCGTTTGGACTTCCTGTTGGGGGGCAGTGTTCGCGTGTACTGGCTGAAGTGCTAATGCATGCAATTGATGAGTTACTTACATCATCAGGCATAGTCTGGCACCGTTATGTTGATGATTATACTTTGATCGCCAGCAGCCAATCGGATGCTTACAAATCACTATCCTCATTGTCTAGATATCTTGCAGATTATGGGTTGTCTCTTAATCGCACTAAGACAACTTTTTTAAGTGCACTGCACTATAAGAATTTTGTTACGGCACAACTTAGTTCTGATGATGAGCAAGCTGGTAAGCTCAAAGAAATTGATTTGTATTTTGACCCTTACACTGATGACCCTCACGCAGAGTATGAAGAGCTAAAACAGGCAGTAAATGAGATTGATGTAGTAAACCTTTTACAAGCAGAGACGTTTAAGAGTCAGCCTGATTCATACTTGGTCGCTCAAATAAGCCGAACTTTGGAATTTCAGAGTCCTCAAGCAGCAGCGCAGCTTTGTCAAACCTTGTTGAAACCTAAAAACTTGAATGCATTTAGAGCATCGTGGTCAAAAATAATGAGGGGGATTTCGAAAATAAGGTCGGATGAAAATTTTGGTTCTATACATGCAACAATAGACTTTAGCTTGGACCGTGTTATCGATAGTTGTGAACATTTATTACTGCCAGAAGCCAATTGCTTACATTTCATGAGGGCTATTAGATTTAAAGAAACGCCCAAACGAGCTGTTTTTGTACAGGAACGATTTAACAATTCAGAGTTTGTCACAGTTAAACGAGCTAGTGTGGATTGTTGGCGACATTGGAAAAGCAGATCGCGGTTCTTATCAGCGAGTAACAGATACGATACTAGCCATGAGGAATTGCAACGAATGTTCTGGCTGGCGTCATACAAATTTGGGGAAGAGGGGAATCACTTTAGAGGCAGGGTAAAGAAAAAAATTGAACACTCTTGGGCCTTAGGGTTTGAGAGCGAAGTTTCAAATTCATTCGCTGAACTTTATAAGGGGTGGTCCGCATCATGCGATTCCTAAGGCTTCCATTTACAGATCCCCGAACAGTGGCTAGAGACATTCCTGGAATTTGCGAAATTCTATTCCCGGGTTTGGTTCCCGGTATAGTAGCGGGGTTAAACCAAACATGGTTGGAACTTGAGAATATAGAGGCAGTTTCAGAGGCCGAACTCTGCAAGATGAGTTTAAGTCCGGCTATGCTTTATGAGATAGCTTGTGCTAGAGCCGAGTTTTTACTCCGAGGAGAGGAACTTATTGAGGATGATTATCTAGATGTGGCCTTAAAAAGGCAGTCACGCTTTTTTGATGCTCAAACTCCTAGTCAGCTAACTGATGAAGACAGAGAATTAATTCAATTAGTTGCAAGTAATTTGGTGTTGGGGCTAGGCGAACTGTCAAAGGGAAAAGAGATCATTATTTCCCCATCTATTGCTGGATTGGAGTGGATATCTTCTAGCCAAGGAGACTTTTGTTTTGATGATTGCTTGGTGGAAGTGAAATGCACGAACAAGAATTTTTCAGCGGGTGATTACCGTCAAACTCTTCTCTACTGGCTTCTAAACTTCACGTATTCATTGTCTAATCCTGAGATGATAGCTTGGAGATATGGTGTAATTTTTAATCCTAGGAAAAACAAGTATGTGAAAGTGAATTTTGAGGATTTACACCGTTTAGTCGCTGGTGGGAGAAATGTGATTGAAACGGTAGAGTTGCTTCAAAATACAATATTGTCAGCCAGAGCTAAGCTAATTTAATTTTATTGGGTAGCCTTGGTGAACAGGTGCGTAGTGTATGGTTTGTAGTGCGTTAGTATCTATGGAGGTGGGTTATTCACATGAATATGTTGCTAAATTTTGCGAACGAGCATCTAACTGTGAATAAAATTACTGTCTTTAAATACAGCAATGGTTTACACTTTTTACGTTGCATCGACTGGATTATGTAAACTATTTAGACGAAATTGGAATAAGAAGATGAAAGCATATCACACATACAGTGCTGTAGACGTTGCATGGAGCTTGCTTAAGCATGCGAAAGAGCAAGGTAAATGCTTCTCCAATTTGCAGCTACAAAAACTTACCTATGTTTGCCACGGTTTATCATTGGCACACTTCCAGCGTCCTCTTGTTGTGGATGACGTATTTGCTTGGAAATTTGGTCCCGTAGTTCCTTCTGTCTATTTTCGCTTTAAATCGTATGGCAGTAACGTGATCACCGAACAATGTGATGTGGTGTTAGATCATGAAAGTGAATCTATTGTCAAAGATGTAGTATCACAACTGGGGCATTTAACCGGCCCGCAGCTTGTAGATCTGACTCACCGTGAGGGTAGTCCATGGCATCAAGTATGGGATGGCACACATCAAAAAGTGATCCCTGACCATTTGATTCAAGCTCATTACACTCAGATCAAACAATCAGGGCGAACAGCTAGCCTGTGAGTGATAAAGAAAAACGTGTCGTCAGTTTTCAAATTGACGACACTCCCACCGCCGAACAGGCATCAAAAAACTTCCAAGACGACTATGAGCTGTGCTTCCAAGATTTTCTTGAAAGAACGGTTGATGAAAGTGCCGCTGAAGATTTCTCATACTCCAATAACGGAGTTAAGAAAGCAGGGCGACGACTACGCAAGAAAGAAGGCGATCTTAAATCCGCGACTGCGACCATCCAGCAGTTTCGCGCAGCCCATGAAAAACCACTGAATACTATCGCCTACCTTGTTGGTCGATGTTGTCGAGAGCTTGGGATAGATGTTAAACCAGTGACACGACTGAAGCGTTTAGAAACCATAGTAGATAAGCTACAGCGTAAATCTCTTGATGGTGAAACTACGAATGCGACCTGTGTAACCAATATGAACGATATTGGTGGTTGTCGGGCAATTTTCCCTGATCTTGAATCGTTGGAGAAAGCAAAAGAGCGCCTGCAAGTTACCGTAGAAAAAGTAGGTCGAATTAAGATTAAGGACATTGATGACTACATCACTAATCCTAAACCTAATGACTGCGGATACCGAAGTTTGCATGTTATATATCGTTATGACCATGCCAGCGGTAAAAGTTTTAATATAGAAGCTCAGCTACGTACTCGTCTTCAGCATCTTTGGGCGACAACAGTAGAAATCGTCGATATTTTGGAAGGTACTAAGATTAAGACGCATTCCCATAGCCCAGATGAAGACAAAGAGAAGTTGCAGGTTCAGTGGGAAGAGCTACTTTCCATCATGAGTCAGTATATTGCTGACGCCGAAGGTGCAATAGAGTTAAGCAATGACAATAGGACTCAGTTTTCAAATAGACTGATTGAATTGAATCGTGAAATCAATGCATTGAGTCGATTGAGAAGCTTTAAAATCTTATCTGAAAAAGTTGAAGGTTGTCGTGATGGCTCAATAGAACATGTTCTGTTAGTTATTGACGAAACTTCGTTAGAAATGATTTTTAGTGAAGAGTTTGAGAATTATACCCAAGCTATCTCGGTTTACAACGCAGCTGAGAAAATGACTCGTAGTCATGCGAGATTAAACACCCTTCTTATATCTACGAAAAATATGGGGCAACTATCAGAAGCATACCCCAACTATCTAGGTGACTGTGCTTCATTCATCACTCTGCTTGAAGACGCTATGCAATCGGGCCAGAATTAAAATATATCCTGTCTTTTTATTCGCGATAGCTGTATTGCCTCATATCACAATTGGTCGAACGTACTGGTTTTTGCCTTCAATGAAGGGGAAAGCTAATTTTTTTGTTTTAGGCTGAAAATCTTTATCAAACTTACAACTAGATGACAAAGAACTTTATGTTATGGCGTGAAGTCGGTTTTTAATGTTGCCGTACCCCACGCCGTACCCAGATTGATTTTTATTGAATGTGAAACCCGTCAAATACTTTACTTAATGCGCTCTAGAAGCACACCCGCTTCCATGTGGTGGGTGTAAGGGAATTGGTCGAACAGTGCAAAACGGGTCACATTGTGGGTTTCGCACAAGACATCCAAGTTCTCTTTTAGTGTTTCCGGGTTACACGAGATGTAAAGAATACGCTCGTAACCTTGCACCATCTTACAGGTGTCGATATCCATACCTGAGCGCGGTGGATCGACAAAAATAGTGTTGCAGTTGTAGCTCTTCAGATCTACGCCCGCATCTTTCAGGCGGTTAAACTCACGTTTGCCTTCCATTGCCTGAGTAAACTCTTCTGCTGACATACGGATGATCTGTACGTTGTCGATATGGTTCGCGGCAATGTTGTATTGCGCTGATTCTACAGAAGGCTTGGCCAGTTCGGTGGCCAGTACACGCTCAAAGTTTTGTGCCAGAGCCAGAGAGAAGTTGCCGTTACCACAGTACAGCTCCAGCAAGTCACCTTTACTTTCCTGGGTGCAGTCGACGGCCCATTCCAGCATTTTTTCCGCCACTTTACCGTTGGGCTGGGTAAAGCTGTTTTCAACTTGCTGATAAATGTACGGCTGGCCGTTCACGTGCAGTTTTTCCACCACGTAATCGCGATCCAGCACGATTTTCATTTTGCGTGCGCGGCCAATCAGGTTGAGGTTGAAGCCCTCATCATTCAGGCGCTGTTTGAGTTTCTTCGCAGCCGCGGTCCACGCGTCATCCAACTGGCGGTGGTAAAGCAGCGATACCAGCACTTCACCGCTCAGCGACGAAAGGAAATCGACCTGGAACAGTTTACGACGCAGCGTGTCATCGCCTTTCATGGCATCCATCAGCAGAGGCATCAGATCATTGATCAAACGGCTTGCCGCCGGGAACTGATCGACACGGTACTTTTCGCGGGTTTCCGGGTTGAACATGATGTAGTACATGTCTTCGCCTTCATGCCACACGCGGAACTCAGCGCGCATACGGTAGTGTTGCTGCGGCGACTCAAACACTTCCAGCTCCGGTACCTGATAGGCCTGGAACATGTCGGTCAGGCGAGTGACCTTGTCGTCCAGCTGAGCTTGGTAGTGGTTCGGGTTTACGTCGAGAGTCGCCATGGTTTTACCTTTTGGGTGCATTCAAATAAAGAGCGCAGATTTTATTCAATCCCTCGCGCTTGTCCAGTTTTGTCCCTGAATTGGTGAAAATCGCGTCTGTAAAACTATAGCTTATGCCAATCTGAGCTAGACAATTCATTAATTGCTCAATACTATCAGCGCCAAGCTGGTGTGATTTAGCTACCTAGATGGCTAAATG
It contains:
- a CDS encoding UvrD-helicase domain-containing protein; translation: MTALNPAAQASVETLESLRGCIDQGQCFRLEAGAGAGKTYSLIESLKYLISLRANELAISGKQVACITYTNVAKDEIKARTDNNPVIFADTIHAFIWSILQNYQEQLRQLIPTLGEKWQERIAESAGISHQTVKYDIGYASIKEHEISLHHDDVVALMARMLAFPKFQKLLKSKFPIIFIDEYQDTDSALAESIVQNLIDNDSGVVVGLFGDHWQKIYGSSACGLIQSPAGKIIEIGKRANFRSDKNIVECLNRMRPELPQAESDPSSVGGIKVYHSNDWQGARQTGAHWKDDLSEEETRRFIQQTKSLMVEHGWDMSLSKTKILFLTNNLIATEQKFKTLADCFKYSEDYLKKNDKYIEFFVDTVELTALAFQQRKYGELLQIKKKNRSYLTSQADKTAWIENLEKLMRLRDTSTIGDVLDLLIITSMPRVPAKVADSEVRYQTLSARDQNSLEPDELSFVDKIRRLRAVSYSEVINLAEYINDKTPFSTKHGVKGAQFDNVLVVCGRGWNHYNWDQMLEWIDDGVPKGRYETFERNRNLFYVSCSRAKHNLTLLFTQHLSDKSLTALGKIFGNENIKGSPF
- a CDS encoding WYL domain-containing protein, encoding MSNKTSIEGLSALLHTLMLIPQHRWITVRELQQQLALLDIHRTTRSIKRYLDDIIVEVFNVECDSMSMPHVYRKTSEQLLKLNKQEMLYWQLTNKYLLPLVPDALNYGQGSSSERDKPLPHKGSAHSKEQEWLAKVHVALPTIREWSDEQRQVLNAVHTALLHNRMLKISSQVLQQEKALIEPLGLSVQCDALLLLFRLTGQHTIRTLALPLIDEASVSTFSFTYPTDFNLERFMREHDGISAS
- a CDS encoding DUF2787 domain-containing protein, which translates into the protein MSKLTFTASSLPVSKKLHKLLSEQFTAHLLSNEALTTSRYLVFNFRDKSYSAEEGGFHPVEMAICQTSTGEWSIEYITDFAYMGNYYPELERNLDFDFRVGQFFMAYRGWLPMQGSRDAKELYRLWENNFLAYVDTDAYNEIAVTPQ
- a CDS encoding DUF2787 domain-containing protein; the encoded protein is MIEQHYGELSIDDALHTSLEALLNRYDILDNAERLVLNCRQMSYYRHRQGLHPIEVQLKRESASSPWLVVFFASFSYPDDNSTTVEPELYFHLANRWCYQPDVGSTDLSHPEVQELLSVWMKAFARHLSRNVFDNVQLTMVGTFH
- the radC gene encoding RadC family protein — translated: MNPKTPDYQKQQRYQENEILEHAAEILATRYVRGDALTNPDATKEYVRCKLGSYEREVFALLLLDNQNRLIEFKELFHGTVDAASVYPREVVKAVLEVNAAAVIFAHNHPSGDSTPSQADRRITERLKDALALVDVRVLDHIVTGDTCTSFAERGWL
- a CDS encoding RNA-directed DNA polymerase → MSKEVTLEHFTKAAREVGAHGDNDTLPFDLDNRFISDCHVDIARVAYDLFQTLEKGGKKSARQTIDSLSIFHERLLVPSGTSGFRITTKIHPFWNVYINGLAIAISEKLAPLRHDRAHSYRHSDEESRLFLQEHSWYSYKSTTLDEELLTDDKSVVVQTDVSGFYEHIYHHRLENLIGDLFSEHSTVSTQLDRILNQMSSGRSFGLPVGGQCSRVLAEVLMHAIDELLTSSGIVWHRYVDDYTLIASSQSDAYKSLSSLSRYLADYGLSLNRTKTTFLSALHYKNFVTAQLSSDDEQAGKLKEIDLYFDPYTDDPHAEYEELKQAVNEIDVVNLLQAETFKSQPDSYLVAQISRTLEFQSPQAAAQLCQTLLKPKNLNAFRASWSKIMRGISKIRSDENFGSIHATIDFSLDRVIDSCEHLLLPEANCLHFMRAIRFKETPKRAVFVQERFNNSEFVTVKRASVDCWRHWKSRSRFLSASNRYDTSHEELQRMFWLASYKFGEEGNHFRGRVKKKIEHSWALGFESEVSNSFAELYKGWSASCDS
- a CDS encoding Panacea domain-containing protein, with the protein product MKAYHTYSAVDVAWSLLKHAKEQGKCFSNLQLQKLTYVCHGLSLAHFQRPLVVDDVFAWKFGPVVPSVYFRFKSYGSNVITEQCDVVLDHESESIVKDVVSQLGHLTGPQLVDLTHREGSPWHQVWDGTHQKVIPDHLIQAHYTQIKQSGRTASL
- a CDS encoding RelA/SpoT domain-containing protein encodes the protein MSDKEKRVVSFQIDDTPTAEQASKNFQDDYELCFQDFLERTVDESAAEDFSYSNNGVKKAGRRLRKKEGDLKSATATIQQFRAAHEKPLNTIAYLVGRCCRELGIDVKPVTRLKRLETIVDKLQRKSLDGETTNATCVTNMNDIGGCRAIFPDLESLEKAKERLQVTVEKVGRIKIKDIDDYITNPKPNDCGYRSLHVIYRYDHASGKSFNIEAQLRTRLQHLWATTVEIVDILEGTKIKTHSHSPDEDKEKLQVQWEELLSIMSQYIADAEGAIELSNDNRTQFSNRLIELNREINALSRLRSFKILSEKVEGCRDGSIEHVLLVIDETSLEMIFSEEFENYTQAISVYNAAEKMTRSHARLNTLLISTKNMGQLSEAYPNYLGDCASFITLLEDAMQSGQN
- the trmA gene encoding tRNA (uridine(54)-C5)-methyltransferase TrmA; this translates as MATLDVNPNHYQAQLDDKVTRLTDMFQAYQVPELEVFESPQQHYRMRAEFRVWHEGEDMYYIMFNPETREKYRVDQFPAASRLINDLMPLLMDAMKGDDTLRRKLFQVDFLSSLSGEVLVSLLYHRQLDDAWTAAAKKLKQRLNDEGFNLNLIGRARKMKIVLDRDYVVEKLHVNGQPYIYQQVENSFTQPNGKVAEKMLEWAVDCTQESKGDLLELYCGNGNFSLALAQNFERVLATELAKPSVESAQYNIAANHIDNVQIIRMSAEEFTQAMEGKREFNRLKDAGVDLKSYNCNTIFVDPPRSGMDIDTCKMVQGYERILYISCNPETLKENLDVLCETHNVTRFALFDQFPYTHHMEAGVLLERIK